A single genomic interval of Zobellia nedashkovskayae harbors:
- a CDS encoding response regulator: MKTILLIEDDKALRENTEELLELSNYNVITAPNGKIGIQLGIEKLPDIIICDIMMPEVDGYGVLKNLSSDERTKHIPFIFLSAITEHKEIRKGMDLGADDYLTKPFEEDDLISAVESRLAKAKLLGGMVGDGALKSEASEEEMRTLEELKAFFNQNGEASSFGIGKTIFKEGSRSDTIYLVLKGLIKGHTMDGDGKELITSLYHADDFLGFTSFVSQIPYQESATVIEDAELAAISNQNLQEILKKNNTISLQLMELLSQNITEIKAQLFQMAYSSVRRKTAQTLIQFAQVMNTNTEGSIKISRSDLASVAGIATESLIRTLSGFKKEGLIEIEGRNIKIKELKALQYVN, translated from the coding sequence ATGAAGACTATTTTATTAATTGAAGACGATAAAGCACTAAGGGAAAACACCGAAGAACTTCTAGAGCTTTCCAACTATAACGTAATTACCGCTCCAAATGGAAAAATAGGTATTCAGCTAGGTATAGAAAAATTACCGGATATCATTATTTGCGATATTATGATGCCAGAAGTAGATGGTTATGGCGTTCTAAAAAACCTGTCTTCCGATGAAAGAACCAAGCACATTCCATTTATATTCTTATCTGCAATAACGGAGCATAAGGAAATTAGAAAAGGAATGGATCTGGGTGCTGACGATTATTTGACCAAACCTTTTGAGGAAGATGACTTGATAAGTGCCGTAGAAAGTAGGTTGGCAAAGGCTAAACTATTAGGTGGTATGGTTGGAGATGGAGCTTTAAAGTCAGAAGCTTCCGAAGAAGAGATGCGTACCCTAGAGGAACTAAAAGCCTTTTTCAATCAAAATGGAGAGGCTTCAAGCTTTGGTATAGGAAAGACTATTTTTAAAGAAGGTTCCCGGTCAGACACCATATACCTTGTGTTAAAAGGCCTTATAAAAGGTCATACTATGGATGGAGATGGCAAAGAATTAATTACTTCCTTATACCACGCCGATGATTTTTTGGGATTCACTTCTTTTGTGAGTCAGATTCCCTATCAAGAATCCGCTACCGTTATTGAAGATGCTGAGCTAGCCGCTATTTCTAATCAAAATCTACAGGAAATTTTGAAAAAAAATAATACTATTTCCTTACAACTTATGGAACTTCTGTCCCAAAATATTACCGAAATAAAAGCGCAATTATTTCAAATGGCCTACAGTTCCGTTCGGAGAAAAACGGCCCAAACACTCATACAGTTTGCCCAGGTAATGAACACAAATACTGAAGGTTCTATCAAAATTTCTAGAAGTGATTTGGCCAGTGTAGCTGGCATTGCTACAGAAAGTCTAATCAGAACACTATCAGGTTTTAAAAAGGAGGGGCTTATTGAAATTGAGGGACGGAATATTAAAATAAAAGAATTGAAAGCACTTCAATATGTAAATTAG
- a CDS encoding sensor histidine kinase: MNIFQKNSEIFNLLAEGVSEGIIVVNKEQVIVISNSSAEEMFGYEKGELLGKPLDTLIPQRYHKHHDQHVDHFISKSEKRQMGHGRDLHGIRKNKEEFPVEAGLNPFELDGSVFVMALIIDITERKKREQELSHWARIFNESLNEIYTFDATSFIFKDVNKAAQHNLGYSLDELQKMTPLDIKPHLKQSEFVKIIEPLVNDDTGKIKFETTHLRKDGSTYPVEVHLQLSNTGQNQSFVAMILDITEQKNYTENLERTVQKRTLQLTEALENEKELNELKTRFLSLVSHEFKTPLSSILTSITLLGKYKLTEQQEKRDKHVTTIRKKVKYLDTILNDFLSVERLESGKVNYNIEEFPLSKLVNEVVYDANMLLKAGQKIHYPENIDDVFIEFDEKTLELVLSNLIHNAIKYSPEDSTIDILVKTNPNTIELQVKDNGIGIPEEDQKHIFDRYFRAENALLTQGTGIGLNIAKQHLENLGASLIFKSQQDKGSIFIVNIPKEQKT, translated from the coding sequence ATGAACATTTTTCAAAAAAACAGTGAAATTTTCAATTTGCTTGCTGAGGGCGTTTCCGAGGGTATTATTGTGGTTAATAAAGAGCAAGTTATTGTTATCTCAAATTCATCTGCAGAGGAAATGTTCGGCTATGAAAAAGGAGAACTTTTAGGAAAGCCTCTAGACACACTAATTCCCCAAAGGTATCACAAGCATCATGACCAGCATGTAGACCATTTTATTTCAAAAAGTGAGAAGCGACAAATGGGCCATGGTAGAGACTTGCACGGTATTCGTAAAAACAAAGAAGAATTTCCTGTAGAAGCCGGTTTGAATCCGTTTGAATTAGATGGCTCCGTTTTTGTAATGGCTTTGATCATAGATATTACGGAGCGTAAAAAGAGGGAACAGGAATTAAGTCATTGGGCACGGATATTCAATGAATCTTTAAATGAGATTTATACTTTTGATGCAACATCCTTTATCTTTAAAGATGTTAATAAAGCAGCACAGCACAATTTGGGTTATTCGTTGGACGAGCTCCAAAAAATGACACCTTTGGACATCAAACCTCATCTTAAACAATCAGAATTCGTAAAAATTATTGAACCTCTTGTAAATGACGATACAGGAAAAATAAAATTTGAGACTACCCATTTGAGAAAAGATGGTTCTACTTACCCCGTAGAGGTGCATCTACAACTTTCCAATACTGGCCAAAACCAGAGTTTTGTGGCTATGATTTTGGATATCACAGAACAAAAAAACTATACTGAAAATTTAGAAAGAACCGTTCAAAAACGTACGCTACAGCTAACGGAAGCATTGGAAAATGAAAAAGAACTGAACGAACTAAAAACGCGTTTTTTATCTTTAGTTTCGCATGAATTCAAGACTCCACTAAGTAGTATTCTTACCTCAATTACACTATTGGGCAAATACAAACTTACGGAACAGCAGGAAAAACGTGATAAACACGTAACCACCATCCGCAAAAAAGTAAAATATCTGGATACTATTTTGAATGACTTCCTTTCTGTGGAACGATTAGAATCTGGAAAAGTCAATTATAATATTGAGGAATTTCCGCTAAGTAAACTGGTAAACGAGGTAGTGTACGACGCTAATATGCTACTCAAAGCCGGGCAAAAAATACATTACCCAGAAAATATAGATGACGTTTTTATAGAGTTTGATGAAAAAACACTAGAGCTCGTTCTTTCTAACCTTATACATAATGCTATAAAATATTCCCCTGAAGATTCAACTATTGATATACTGGTAAAAACAAATCCCAACACCATTGAATTGCAGGTAAAGGATAACGGCATTGGTATTCCCGAAGAAGATCAAAAACATATTTTTGATCGTTATTTTAGGGCAGAAAATGCCCTATTGACACAAGGCACAGGTATTGGCTTAAACATTGCCAAACAGCACTTAGAAAATTTAGGCGCATCCCTAATCTTTAAAAGTCAGCAGGATAAGGGTTCTATATTTATCGTAAATATCCCCAAAGAACAGAAAACCTAG
- a CDS encoding nicotinate-nucleotide adenylyltransferase, with the protein MKKIMLSIMAIGLTAQVFAQVPKTEQLSEVIVYATNYKYLNDVNTMEVASVPIELLERKAASYDVKDSDFYQDDYDLYNVTFFIPEGKILAAYDKDGKLLRTAEKFKNINLPTSVKTAILDRFPEWKTTKDVYLVNYKDGLGANKTYKVKLENGDKTLRVKLNEKGEFL; encoded by the coding sequence ATGAAAAAAATTATGTTAAGTATTATGGCGATTGGGTTAACTGCACAAGTATTTGCCCAAGTACCCAAAACAGAGCAATTAAGTGAAGTAATCGTTTATGCTACCAATTATAAGTACTTGAACGATGTGAACACAATGGAAGTGGCATCAGTGCCAATTGAATTATTGGAGCGAAAGGCGGCTTCCTATGATGTAAAGGATTCTGACTTTTACCAAGATGATTATGACCTTTACAACGTAACCTTTTTTATTCCTGAAGGTAAAATCCTAGCGGCTTATGACAAGGATGGTAAACTATTGCGTACAGCAGAAAAGTTCAAAAACATTAATTTACCTACTTCGGTAAAAACTGCAATTTTAGATCGTTTTCCTGAATGGAAAACTACTAAAGATGTTTATCTAGTGAATTACAAGGATGGCCTTGGTGCTAATAAAACTTATAAAGTTAAGTTGGAAAACGGGGATAAAACTTTACGTGTGAAACTTAATGAAAAGGGAGAATTTCTTTAA
- a CDS encoding Hsp20/alpha crystallin family protein — protein MSLVKFNRKPWGNLVTPDFFNSDDFFNGGSWLNKIEEPAMNVKENDDNFEVELAAPGYDKKDFNVSVENGCLNISAENSNSKEEEEDNYSRKEFSYTSFKKSLRLPESVSDEEIKAAYKDGILKFKLAKKESAKKHEPKTVEIN, from the coding sequence ATGTCACTAGTAAAATTTAATAGAAAACCTTGGGGAAATCTGGTAACTCCTGATTTCTTTAACAGCGATGATTTTTTTAATGGAGGTTCTTGGTTGAATAAAATTGAAGAACCCGCCATGAACGTAAAGGAAAACGATGATAATTTTGAGGTGGAACTAGCCGCACCTGGCTATGACAAGAAAGATTTTAATGTGAGTGTTGAGAATGGATGTCTGAACATTTCGGCAGAAAATTCAAACTCAAAAGAAGAGGAGGAAGATAATTATAGCCGCAAGGAGTTTAGTTATACCTCGTTTAAAAAATCGCTCCGACTACCAGAGAGCGTTTCGGACGAAGAAATTAAAGCAGCATATAAAGATGGCATTCTTAAATTTAAGTTAGCTAAAAAAGAAAGTGCTAAAAAACATGAACCTAAAACAGTAGAGATTAACTAG
- a CDS encoding DUF6134 family protein, whose translation MFKHFIWLIFLMGFSSDSIFLATTLHYDIIMKDKIIGSLDTHQKTKGNVTTYQSFTSIKTRLLTTIEVDYKYDVTFSKAMLKKAKVSIVVNSREHAETSTLWQNTQYQIIKNKKESTLQDSIQYTTVLMYFKEPKNIKKCYSEQDGTMNTIVSLGNHKYKKINANGKENMYFYKNGILHEADIDGGLVSFAIRIRD comes from the coding sequence ATGTTCAAGCATTTTATTTGGCTTATCTTTTTAATGGGTTTTAGCAGCGATTCAATTTTCTTGGCTACTACATTACATTATGACATTATCATGAAGGATAAGATAATTGGTAGTTTGGACACACACCAAAAAACAAAAGGAAATGTAACTACATATCAGAGTTTTACAAGCATCAAGACCAGGCTGTTAACAACAATAGAAGTAGATTATAAATATGATGTTACTTTTAGTAAAGCTATGCTCAAAAAGGCCAAGGTTAGCATTGTGGTCAATAGTAGAGAACATGCAGAAACAAGTACCTTATGGCAAAACACTCAATACCAAATTATAAAAAATAAAAAAGAAAGTACCTTACAAGACTCTATTCAATATACCACAGTATTAATGTATTTTAAGGAGCCCAAGAATATTAAAAAATGTTATTCTGAACAAGATGGTACCATGAATACTATTGTTTCTTTAGGAAATCATAAGTACAAGAAAATTAATGCCAATGGCAAAGAGAATATGTACTTCTATAAAAATGGTATTTTACATGAAGCAGATATTGATGGTGGCTTGGTAAGCTTTGCAATACGTATCCGGGACTAA
- the cls gene encoding cardiolipin synthase, giving the protein MTIALIIYFSLALFLVVRLLLYGIRPTKTLGWLLAIFTIPVGGMLFYYVLGRNRRKNKFYRLKKTEEITAYLKTVKDYYDDIDDDEDLTIPAPIKSHIKLVKLIAKNSNFLPSQGNELTVLKDGPVTFEAIFEAMESAKKFIHIQYYIFEEGELADRFLSILQKKRKEGVEVRFLYDGLGSNTLSKTYINHLKKLGIEVYGFLPIRFKRLLSSINYRNHRKIVVVDGLTAFTGGINVSDKYLNGDPVLGTWHDMHLRLRGPVVSSLQAVFAMDWNFASGKDDILTLGYFSAIPEIGKSIVQTVSSGPDSDFPSVHQLYFSLINSAKKYVYIVNPYIIPGEAIMEALQVAALGGVDVRILLSSNSDSFLVKWSVQSYFENFLEAGIKIYLYPDGFLHSKVMFSDDQLTTIGTANLDVRSFEQNYEVNILAYDKELTEQLKHDFLKDCKISQQMDYHEFKKRPKLDRLKEGFAKVFSPVL; this is encoded by the coding sequence ATGACCATCGCTCTTATTATATATTTCTCGTTGGCCCTATTCTTAGTGGTAAGGTTACTGCTGTACGGTATTCGTCCAACAAAGACCTTAGGCTGGCTTTTGGCCATCTTTACAATTCCTGTTGGCGGAATGTTGTTTTACTATGTTCTTGGCCGCAACAGACGTAAAAACAAGTTTTACAGACTTAAAAAGACCGAAGAAATCACGGCATATCTTAAAACGGTAAAGGACTACTATGATGATATTGATGACGATGAAGATTTAACCATTCCTGCTCCGATAAAAAGCCACATAAAATTGGTGAAGCTTATAGCTAAAAACTCCAATTTCTTGCCTAGTCAGGGTAATGAGCTGACAGTGCTTAAAGATGGCCCGGTAACTTTTGAGGCTATTTTTGAGGCTATGGAAAGTGCTAAAAAATTTATACACATTCAATATTATATTTTTGAGGAAGGAGAATTGGCAGATAGGTTCCTTTCTATTTTACAAAAGAAAAGAAAAGAAGGTGTAGAAGTGCGTTTTTTGTATGATGGCTTGGGAAGCAATACGCTAAGCAAGACTTATATAAATCATCTAAAGAAATTGGGTATAGAGGTGTATGGCTTTTTACCCATACGATTTAAGAGGTTACTATCTTCTATTAACTACAGAAACCATAGAAAAATAGTTGTGGTTGATGGTCTTACCGCATTTACGGGCGGTATTAATGTATCGGATAAATACCTTAACGGAGATCCTGTTTTAGGAACATGGCATGATATGCATTTGCGACTTAGGGGTCCAGTAGTCAGTAGTTTACAAGCAGTATTTGCCATGGATTGGAATTTTGCCAGTGGTAAGGATGATATTCTAACCTTGGGCTATTTTTCTGCAATACCGGAAATAGGGAAATCTATTGTTCAAACGGTATCAAGCGGCCCGGATTCTGATTTTCCATCGGTACATCAACTTTATTTTTCATTGATAAATAGTGCCAAGAAATACGTATATATTGTTAACCCTTATATTATTCCAGGTGAGGCAATTATGGAAGCTTTACAAGTGGCTGCGTTGGGCGGTGTAGACGTAAGGATTTTGCTTTCTTCCAATTCCGATAGTTTTTTGGTTAAGTGGAGTGTGCAATCGTATTTTGAAAATTTTCTGGAGGCTGGTATAAAGATTTATTTGTATCCTGATGGCTTTTTACATAGTAAAGTCATGTTTTCAGATGATCAGTTAACAACCATAGGTACTGCCAATTTAGATGTCAGAAGTTTTGAGCAGAATTATGAGGTGAATATTTTAGCATACGATAAAGAACTTACCGAGCAATTGAAACATGATTTTTTAAAGGACTGTAAAATAAGCCAGCAAATGGATTATCATGAATTTAAAAAAAGGCCCAAATTAGACCGTTTAAAAGAGGGGTTTGCTAAAGTTTTTAGTCCGGTCTTGTAA
- a CDS encoding patatin-like phospholipase family protein encodes MNIGLVLSGGGIRGVAHIGAIKALEEYNIFPTHIAGTSAGAIVGALYASGASWSEMLHFFKTIPIFRTHNYARSKPGFFDTEKYYDNFKEFFPEDDFSALKKPLYVTATDIIKGTLKVFHKGQVIRPVLASATFPGMFTPMKIGDSYYVDGGVLNNFPIEPLKKHCDKIIGSYVNALKKITIEDLKHSYTVVERAYKLKSTSESMIKFNECDMIILPEGLSEFGTFDMNSIDVIFDLGYLTTKKILDENGGTFPVKID; translated from the coding sequence ATGAACATAGGTCTTGTACTTTCTGGAGGAGGAATTAGGGGAGTAGCTCATATAGGTGCTATTAAAGCCTTGGAAGAATACAATATCTTTCCCACACACATAGCAGGCACAAGTGCTGGTGCCATTGTAGGTGCGCTTTATGCTAGTGGTGCCAGTTGGTCAGAAATGTTACATTTTTTCAAGACTATTCCTATTTTTCGTACTCACAACTACGCCCGTAGTAAACCTGGTTTTTTTGATACTGAAAAATACTATGATAATTTCAAGGAATTTTTCCCTGAGGATGATTTTAGCGCATTAAAAAAACCACTTTACGTAACCGCTACGGACATTATAAAAGGCACCCTAAAAGTATTTCATAAAGGGCAGGTTATTCGTCCCGTACTTGCTTCTGCTACTTTTCCGGGAATGTTCACGCCTATGAAAATAGGAGACTCTTATTATGTAGATGGTGGCGTTTTAAACAATTTCCCCATAGAGCCGCTTAAGAAGCACTGCGATAAGATTATTGGAAGCTATGTAAATGCCTTAAAAAAAATAACAATAGAAGATTTAAAACATTCTTATACAGTTGTTGAGCGAGCCTATAAACTAAAGTCTACTTCGGAATCTATGATAAAGTTTAATGAATGTGATATGATTATCTTACCCGAAGGTCTATCGGAATTTGGAACGTTTGATATGAATAGTATTGATGTCATATTTGATTTAGGTTACCTGACTACAAAGAAAATTCTTGATGAAAACGGAGGTACGTTTCCGGTTAAAATAGATTAG
- a CDS encoding PAS domain S-box protein yields MVEKLKDSELFKGIFESSVEGILVVGEQGQIIKANPSVEKMFGYELGELVGKKVENLIPHQFEKSHENYRKGFAKSPSSRAMGKGEELWGLRKDGVQIPVEISLSPTDIKDEHFVVAFVIDITDRLLSQKKVAINTEKMNEAQSLAHVGSWFWNLKTGERNWSDEFYRICGLPPGDAQLSEETAFNFIHPDDRQVTKESVDFAIENATVYSDNVRIVRADGTVRYITAHGKTSYDASGKPLEWFGTIQDITEQKEIEQRLEENLAKNKALLNALPDMMFILDHEGKFLDSYAPEPEKLFASPNGLIGGYINELLPDHIAKAVRKGMDKTIETGELQFVEYDFNGENGRQFYEGRIVPLGKNKLLTIIRDITQERAIEDILYVRNRALGATASGIIICDTQKPDFPIIYGNEAFTRITGYEKVDFMGKNCRFLQDEDKDQNEIKIMSVAIEKGEACRVVLRNYKKDGSLFWNDISITPIYNNKKVMTHFVGVQNDVTTHKINEFFKIGQSHVMDMIIQHEPLKSIAFKIIEIIETAIPNCQGSILLLDKESGKLQKLAAPNLSESYTKAIDNMFVGPGNGSSGTTAYLKEEVIVSDTFNDPLWEGFRELALEDNIKACWSFPIFSSNKALLGTFAIYFPVSRTPLDTEKEILYNITQAISVAIDQHNEGVALKNSREELAAYAGALESKVADRTVELKDMVQKLVESNLSLEDQIQITKTAENSSIASQKLLQTIFKNFPGGFVSVVNLDLRILFHEGEDLDMLGFRENINVGDTLDDLKHVDIDLRKKIKEKLLKTLDGKHCSFELIIQDNSYLVNTTPLFNEEQEVKQALIVYNNISDQKRVEVEIRNTLEKEKELNELKSRFISMASHEFRTPLSTILSATNLIERQNEAGQEEKREKYISKIKTSVKNLVGILNDFLSLSKLEEGKVISQPTLFDLIEFLESLVEEIQGVKKAGQVIEIINSQSNIEVQLDPKLLRHIVYNLLSNAIKYSHENTKISLKIDTKTTNLFIEVTDQGIGIPAEDQSYLFQRFYRAKNAANYEGTGLGLNIVRQYVLLMEGNITFKSNLDQGTTFTIELPLNLLKDEKNTTY; encoded by the coding sequence ATGGTAGAAAAACTTAAAGATAGTGAACTCTTCAAGGGTATCTTTGAATCCTCGGTAGAAGGTATCTTGGTAGTAGGTGAGCAAGGCCAAATTATCAAGGCGAACCCTTCAGTTGAAAAAATGTTCGGCTACGAACTAGGAGAGTTGGTGGGTAAAAAAGTGGAAAACCTTATTCCGCATCAATTTGAAAAATCTCATGAAAATTATAGAAAAGGTTTTGCGAAATCTCCCTCAAGTAGGGCTATGGGTAAAGGAGAAGAATTATGGGGACTTAGGAAAGATGGGGTACAAATTCCAGTAGAAATAAGTCTAAGCCCAACAGATATAAAGGATGAGCATTTTGTAGTAGCTTTTGTAATAGATATTACAGATCGATTATTATCTCAGAAAAAAGTAGCTATCAATACAGAAAAAATGAACGAGGCTCAAAGTCTAGCTCATGTTGGTAGTTGGTTCTGGAATCTGAAGACAGGTGAAAGAAATTGGTCTGATGAGTTTTATAGAATATGTGGTCTGCCACCTGGTGATGCGCAACTATCTGAAGAAACTGCTTTTAACTTTATTCATCCTGATGACCGGCAAGTGACTAAAGAATCTGTAGATTTTGCGATTGAAAATGCCACGGTTTATTCAGATAATGTAAGAATAGTAAGAGCAGATGGTACGGTAAGATATATTACAGCTCACGGTAAAACATCTTATGATGCCAGTGGTAAGCCTCTGGAATGGTTCGGAACCATACAAGATATAACAGAACAAAAAGAAATAGAACAGCGCCTAGAAGAAAATTTAGCTAAGAACAAGGCTTTGTTAAATGCATTGCCAGACATGATGTTTATTCTAGATCATGAAGGTAAGTTTCTTGATAGTTATGCCCCAGAGCCTGAAAAACTTTTTGCTTCGCCCAATGGTTTAATAGGCGGGTATATTAATGAACTGTTACCTGATCATATAGCAAAGGCTGTACGTAAGGGAATGGATAAAACTATTGAAACAGGGGAACTTCAGTTTGTTGAGTATGATTTTAATGGAGAAAACGGAAGGCAGTTTTATGAAGGTAGGATTGTGCCTTTGGGCAAAAATAAGCTTTTGACCATTATTAGGGATATCACGCAAGAGAGAGCAATAGAAGATATTTTATATGTTCGTAATCGTGCATTGGGAGCAACAGCTAGTGGCATTATTATTTGCGATACCCAAAAGCCAGATTTCCCTATTATTTATGGTAATGAAGCTTTTACCAGAATAACAGGGTATGAGAAAGTAGATTTCATGGGCAAAAATTGCCGTTTCTTACAAGATGAAGATAAGGATCAGAATGAAATTAAAATAATGTCTGTTGCCATAGAAAAAGGGGAAGCATGCCGTGTGGTATTGCGTAACTATAAAAAAGATGGTTCTTTATTTTGGAATGATATCAGTATTACGCCTATATACAATAACAAAAAGGTAATGACCCATTTTGTTGGGGTACAAAACGATGTAACTACCCACAAAATAAATGAGTTCTTTAAAATAGGACAGTCTCATGTTATGGATATGATTATTCAGCATGAACCATTAAAAAGTATAGCATTCAAGATTATAGAGATTATAGAAACGGCCATTCCAAACTGCCAAGGCTCTATACTTTTATTGGATAAAGAATCTGGAAAATTACAGAAATTGGCGGCACCCAACCTGTCCGAAAGCTATACGAAAGCTATAGATAATATGTTTGTGGGTCCAGGAAATGGATCTTCTGGAACAACCGCATATTTAAAAGAAGAGGTAATCGTTTCAGATACGTTTAATGATCCGCTGTGGGAAGGTTTTAGAGAGTTGGCGTTGGAAGACAATATTAAAGCTTGTTGGTCATTTCCTATATTTTCATCCAATAAGGCATTGTTGGGAACTTTTGCTATTTATTTTCCCGTTTCTAGAACACCTCTTGATACAGAAAAAGAAATCCTTTACAACATAACGCAGGCCATAAGTGTGGCTATTGACCAACACAATGAAGGCGTTGCTTTAAAAAACAGTAGGGAAGAATTGGCTGCTTATGCGGGAGCATTAGAGAGTAAGGTAGCTGACCGTACTGTGGAGCTAAAGGATATGGTTCAGAAATTGGTAGAGTCCAATTTAAGTCTTGAAGACCAAATCCAAATTACTAAAACAGCCGAAAATAGTTCTATTGCCAGTCAAAAGCTGTTACAGACTATTTTTAAAAATTTTCCAGGTGGTTTTGTTAGTGTGGTTAATTTAGACCTTAGAATTTTATTTCATGAAGGAGAGGATTTAGATATGCTTGGTTTTAGAGAGAATATTAATGTTGGTGATACTCTTGATGATTTAAAACATGTAGATATTGACTTGCGTAAAAAAATTAAGGAAAAGCTACTAAAAACGTTAGACGGAAAACATTGTTCTTTTGAATTAATAATACAAGACAATTCCTATTTAGTTAACACAACACCTTTGTTCAATGAAGAGCAAGAAGTAAAGCAGGCATTAATCGTATATAATAATATCTCCGATCAGAAAAGGGTAGAAGTTGAGATTAGGAATACATTAGAAAAAGAAAAAGAGCTAAATGAATTGAAATCTCGCTTTATTTCAATGGCCTCGCATGAGTTTAGGACGCCATTAAGTACCATACTTTCTGCCACAAATCTTATTGAAAGGCAGAATGAAGCTGGGCAGGAAGAAAAAAGAGAAAAATATATAAGTAAGATTAAAACCAGTGTTAAAAACTTAGTGGGAATTTTGAATGACTTTCTATCATTGAGTAAGTTGGAAGAAGGAAAAGTAATATCACAACCTACTTTATTTGATTTGATTGAGTTTTTAGAATCTTTGGTAGAAGAGATACAGGGGGTCAAAAAAGCAGGACAGGTCATTGAGATTATCAATAGTCAATCTAATATAGAAGTGCAGCTTGATCCCAAACTTTTAAGACATATTGTATATAATTTGTTGTCTAATGCCATTAAATATTCACATGAGAACACAAAAATATCTCTAAAAATCGATACGAAGACCACCAATCTTTTTATTGAAGTTACGGATCAAGGTATTGGCATACCTGCCGAAGATCAAAGCTATTTGTTTCAGCGTTTTTATAGAGCTAAAAATGCTGCTAATTATGAGGGTACAGGGTTGGGATTGAACATTGTAAGACAGTATGTTCTTTTAATGGAAGGAAACATTACCTTTAAGAGTAATCTTGACCAAGGCACAACTTTTACCATAGAACTCCCCTTAAATCTATTGAAAGATGAAAAAAATACTACTTATTGA
- a CDS encoding response regulator, which translates to MKKILLIEDNLDVREMTAEILELENYEVTTAENGKIGVEKAISFMPDIILCDIMMPELDGYGVFEQLSEDQTTASIPFIFLTAKSEKADFRKGMTMGADDYLTKPFEAQDLIEAIEARLKKSSFLRKEFSRSVQGLNEFIKEASKYQNLKDLSEDRELNRYKAKEEIFYEDGMAHNLYFIQSGEVKTYKHNENGKEYVTGMFKAGDFIGQLCVLGNSGLYTETAVALTNCEICAIPKDDFTQLLFNNKEVSHKFIGMVSNNVLHMQEQLMGMAFDSVRKRAATALLELYDKGLIKDDDMGISISREDFAGLIGTATETAIRVLSSFKDKGLIQLGESRRIILSDKKQLQQVADFG; encoded by the coding sequence ATGAAAAAAATACTACTTATTGAAGACAATCTAGATGTTCGTGAAATGACCGCGGAAATTCTGGAATTAGAGAATTATGAAGTTACTACTGCGGAAAACGGTAAGATTGGTGTTGAAAAAGCAATATCATTTATGCCAGACATTATTCTTTGCGATATAATGATGCCAGAATTAGACGGTTATGGAGTTTTTGAACAATTAAGTGAGGATCAAACCACAGCTAGCATTCCGTTTATATTTCTAACCGCTAAATCTGAAAAGGCAGATTTTCGTAAGGGAATGACCATGGGAGCAGATGACTATTTGACCAAGCCTTTTGAAGCACAAGATTTAATTGAGGCTATAGAGGCTAGGCTTAAAAAGAGCTCTTTTTTACGGAAAGAATTTTCAAGAAGTGTTCAAGGCCTTAACGAATTTATAAAGGAGGCGTCAAAATATCAAAATTTAAAAGACCTTTCTGAAGATCGAGAATTGAACCGATACAAAGCAAAAGAAGAGATTTTTTATGAAGACGGTATGGCTCATAACCTGTATTTTATTCAAAGTGGAGAAGTTAAAACATACAAGCATAATGAAAATGGTAAGGAGTATGTTACGGGTATGTTCAAAGCCGGAGATTTCATAGGCCAGCTATGCGTTTTAGGTAATTCAGGCTTATATACAGAAACAGCGGTGGCACTCACCAATTGCGAGATATGCGCTATTCCTAAAGATGATTTTACACAACTTTTATTCAATAACAAAGAGGTGTCTCATAAGTTCATTGGTATGGTTTCCAATAATGTATTACATATGCAGGAGCAGCTAATGGGTATGGCTTTTGACTCGGTTCGTAAAAGAGCAGCTACAGCACTTTTAGAATTATATGATAAAGGACTTATTAAAGATGATGATATGGGCATCAGTATCTCAAGAGAAGACTTTGCAGGTTTAATAGGTACAGCTACAGAAACTGCCATACGCGTCCTTTCAAGTTTTAAGGATAAAGGATTAATTCAATTAGGAGAATCTCGTAGAATTATACTTTCGGATAAAAAGCAATTACAGCAGGTTGCAGATTTTGGGTAG